From the genome of Impatiens glandulifera chromosome 9, dImpGla2.1, whole genome shotgun sequence, one region includes:
- the LOC124914423 gene encoding PHD finger protein At1g33420, whose translation MVVNGRSMKRMKRRVTADLSNFHTFPSTGDASVGPFRNSVRAFLSSHATLPPPASLFPDLLPWQILLRVGDLSSEGVDSPPAIICLDVVEEDVAGSVSVYCDQCRVVGWSGNPVCGKRYHFIIKADGGSIGRYHKSCPGCGDILHLSESRCKSCNYVMTTEDVEDWIYQQLDDTTHLLHGVVHANGYGHLLRVNGREAGSRVLSGTHILDFWDRLCKVLCVRKVSVMDVSKKYGLEYRLLHAIMKGHPWYGDWGYEFGSGSFGLTLDAYKIAVETLSGQHLSSFFSHARKPRTRLQDLISFYQSLSERELVNVRDLFVFLIGLIRLARKNPARTEDGSYKKIKLSGSSNLITWSINDIKRVEEAMFKVLRAVSGSNWVSYRALRGAVCKVGPPELLDFCLKDLKGKQTPDGLVVHARCSHGSATIEFRLEPGCSPSKEELMEPSSTIITTNQHPSIDHLLRDLRYLYESILHPYSMIFYSGSSTEVTASKAAATTILDCKQFVKTYNPYIKLRLENPSSIFLECSVELMEQFEEEEKVNIPTELLVLPANATVLDLKVEASKTFHEIYLMFRRFHAEEVLGFGDDVTESTQIKAVLGSCCSNGNGIESVRVRGKCVGKSGVNGIRTERGEERWTVDCGCGAKDDDGERMLACDKCGVWQHTRCAGIPDFESEPVSFVCYKCRNGRPTELTRFNVVM comes from the exons ATGGTCGTTAATGGACGTTCAATGAAGCGGATGAAGAGGAGAGTCACCGCAGATCTCAGTAACTTCCATACTTTTCCTTCAACCGGTGACGCCTCTGTTGGACCGTTCAGAAATAGCGTTAGGGCTTTCCTTTCCAGTCACGCAACCCTTCCTCCGCCGGCTTCCTTGTTTCCGGATCTTCTCCCATGGCAGATCCTTCTTCGCGTCGGCGATTTATCGTCGGAAGGTGTTGATTCGCCGCCGGCGATTATCTGTCTTGACGTTGTTGAGGAGGACGTTGCCGGATCTGTATCCGTCTATTGCGATCAGTGCCGAGTCGTCG GATGGAGTGGAAACCCAGTTTGTGGGAAGCGTTACCATTTCATAATCAAGGCGGATGGTGGCTCTATTGGTCGATACCACAAGTCTTGCCCTGGCTGCGGAGATATCCTCCATCTCTCAGAATCTAG ATGCAAGTCATGCAACTATGTCATGACCACAGAAGATGTTGAAGACTGGATTTATCAGCAGTTAGATGACACCACACATCTCCTCCATGGGGTGGTTCATGCAAACGGATATGGCCATCTTCTTAGAGTCAATGGAAGAGAAGCTGGTTCAAGGGTTCTTTCCGGAACTCACATCCTGGATTTTTGGGACCGTCTATGCAAAGTACTTTGCGTCAG AAAGGTTAGTGTGATGGATGTCTCAAAGAAATATGGATTAGAGTACCGATTACTCCATGCAATCATGAAGGGTCATCCGTGGTATGGTGACTGGGGTTATGAATTTGGATCTGGAAGTTTTGGGCTCACCTTAGACGCATATAAAATTGCTGTTGAGACCCTTTCAGGACAACACCTTTCCAGCTTTTTCTCTCATGCACGGAAGCCTCGCACCCGCCTGCAGGATCTGATATCTTTTTATCAATCATTGTCTGAGCGGGAGCTTGTAAATGTCCGGGACCTATTTGTTTTCTTGATTGGTTTAATCCGTCTGGCTCGCAAGAACCCTGCAAGGACTGAAGATGGCTCATACAAGAAGATCAAGCTTAGTGGCTCGAGTAACCTAATTACATGGAGCATCAATGACATCAAGCGGGTGGAAGAAGCTATGTTCAAAGTACTGCGGGCTGTTTCTGGTTCCAATTGGGTTTCTTATCGCGCCCTTAGGGGAGCTGTTTGCAAAGTTGGTCCTCCAGAACTCCTAGATTTTTGCCTTAAGGATTTGAAAGGGAAGCAGACCCCTGATGGATTGGTTGTTCATGCTCGTTGCAGTCATGGATCTGCTACTATCGAGTTCAg ACTTGAGCCTGGATGCAGTCCTTCGAAAGAGGAATTAATGGAGCCAAGTTCAACCATCATCACAACAAACCAGCATCCTTCCATTGACCATCTTTTACGTGACCTAAGATACCTCTACGAATCCATTCTCCATCCATATAGCATGATCTTTTACAGCGGGTCATCTACAGAAGTTACCGCCAGTAAAGCAGCCGCCACAACAATCCTGGACTGCAAGCAGTTTGTGAAAACATACAATCCATACATCAAGTTAAGATTAGAGAACCCCTCTTCCATATTCTTAGAATGCTCGGTGGAGCTTATGGAAcagtttgaagaagaagaaaaagtaaaCATTCCAACCGAATTACTGGTCCTTCCAGCTAATGCTACCGTCCTTGACCTCAAGGTTGAAGCGTCTAAAACATTTCACGAAATATACTTGATGTTCAGGAGATTCCATGCGGAAGAGGTGTTGGGTTTTGGGGATGATGTCACAGAATCAACACAAATAAAAGCTGTTTTGGGATCTTGTTGTTCAAACGGTAATGGTATCGAGTCTGTTCGAGTTAGGGGAAAATGTGTTGGTAAAAGTGGTGTGAATGGAATTAGGACGGAGAGGGGAGAAGAGAGGTGGACCGTTGATTGCGGTTGTGGGGCGAAAGATGACGACGGGGAGAGAATGTTGGCTTGTGATAAATGTGGGGTGTGGCAGCATACTAGGTGTGCCGGTATCCCAGATTTCGAGTCTGAACCGGTTAGTTTTGTCTGTTACAAGTGCCGGAATGGCCGTCCAACTGAACTGACTAGGTTTAACGTTGTTAtgtaa